In Woeseia oceani, one DNA window encodes the following:
- a CDS encoding ABC transporter ATP-binding protein, which yields MPAALTISDLNKSYSGGFQALKNVSLEIDHGEIFALLGPNGAGKTTLISIVCGIVNASSGSVLVNGHDIVRDFRITRSLIGLVPQELSTDTFETVLATVTFSRGLFGLAPNPEHIEKVLRSLSLWDRRDSKILTLSGGMKRRVLIAKALAHEPRILFLDEPTAGVDVELRQDMWAIVRSLQESGVTVILTTHYIEEAEQMADRVGVINNGEVILVQEKQRLMQELGKRQLVLQLQDTLTAIPECLAEFHLELAESGSELIYTYDTQGERTGITALLAELSRAGIKFNDLNTSQSSLEEIFVDLVKKST from the coding sequence ATGCCAGCTGCACTCACCATCAGTGATCTGAACAAGTCGTATTCGGGCGGTTTCCAGGCACTTAAGAACGTTTCTCTGGAGATCGATCACGGCGAAATTTTCGCCTTGCTGGGCCCCAATGGTGCCGGCAAAACGACCTTGATCAGTATCGTCTGCGGGATCGTCAACGCGTCTTCCGGCTCGGTGCTGGTAAACGGTCATGACATCGTTCGGGACTTCCGGATCACCCGTTCGCTGATCGGGCTGGTTCCTCAGGAATTGTCCACGGATACGTTTGAAACGGTGCTGGCGACCGTCACTTTCAGTCGCGGATTGTTCGGTCTGGCACCGAACCCTGAGCACATCGAGAAGGTCTTGCGTTCATTGTCTTTGTGGGACAGGCGTGACAGCAAAATTCTGACGCTGTCCGGCGGCATGAAGAGGCGTGTATTGATCGCGAAAGCATTGGCCCATGAACCGCGCATCCTGTTTCTGGACGAACCGACCGCGGGAGTGGATGTCGAGTTGCGCCAGGACATGTGGGCGATCGTACGGTCACTGCAGGAATCCGGGGTGACAGTCATTCTGACGACGCATTACATTGAGGAGGCCGAACAGATGGCCGACCGGGTTGGTGTCATCAACAATGGCGAAGTTATTCTGGTACAGGAGAAGCAACGCCTGATGCAGGAACTCGGTAAACGCCAGCTGGTCCTGCAACTGCAGGATACATTAACGGCAATTCCTGAGTGTCTGGCCGAATTCCACCTGGAGCTTGCGGAGTCTGGCAGCGAGCTTATTTACACTTACGATACGCAGGGTGAACGTACCGGGATAACCGCATTGCTGGCGGAACTCAGTCGTGCCGGCATCAAATTCAATGACCTGAACACCTCGCAGAGTTCGCTCGAAGAAATCTTTGTCGACCTCGTGAAGAAAAGCACATGA
- the glgC gene encoding glucose-1-phosphate adenylyltransferase, whose amino-acid sequence MQGMDAPEQLDDARYVSRLTRDTLALILAGGQGSRLFELTAWRAKPSLYFGGKLRIIDFPLSNCVNSGIRRIGVLTQYKAHSLIRHLVHGWTALRPSGREFVEILPASQRIGGEWYRGTADAVYQNLDIIRTHKPGMVLILAGDHVYKMDYGPLLAAHSETGADMTVCCIEVPIAEAAGALGVMTVDDNGRVIAFDEKPENPTPIPGQTELCLASMGNYVFNTDFLYEQVIKDADTPGTSHDFGRDIIPSIINKYHVQAYPFRDPETGQQAYWRDVGTLDAFWDANMELISVTPQLNLYDDRWPILSTQEQLPPAKFVFDDPDRRGIAIQSMVSAGCVVSGARVSRSVLFSNVRVRSYSQIDDSVILPDAEIGRHCRIRRAIIDRGAVIAEGTEIGIDAEADRARGFRVTKSGITLVTPDMLGQHLHFTR is encoded by the coding sequence ATGCAAGGGATGGATGCACCGGAGCAACTGGACGACGCGCGCTATGTCAGCCGTCTGACGCGCGACACACTCGCATTGATACTTGCCGGTGGACAAGGCTCCCGGCTCTTCGAGCTGACGGCCTGGCGTGCCAAGCCGTCTCTGTATTTCGGCGGCAAGCTGCGTATTATCGACTTCCCCTTATCCAACTGCGTCAATTCCGGCATTCGGCGCATCGGCGTACTGACCCAGTACAAAGCGCACTCGTTGATTCGCCACCTCGTGCACGGATGGACTGCCTTGCGACCAAGCGGGCGTGAGTTTGTCGAAATCCTGCCCGCGTCGCAGCGTATCGGTGGCGAGTGGTACCGGGGTACGGCCGACGCCGTTTATCAGAACCTGGATATCATTCGAACGCACAAACCCGGCATGGTACTGATCCTGGCCGGCGACCACGTGTACAAGATGGACTATGGCCCACTGCTTGCTGCGCATTCCGAGACCGGGGCGGACATGACCGTTTGCTGTATCGAAGTACCGATTGCCGAAGCAGCCGGTGCGCTCGGCGTCATGACGGTCGACGACAATGGTCGGGTTATCGCGTTCGACGAAAAGCCGGAGAACCCGACTCCGATACCCGGCCAGACAGAACTCTGCCTGGCCTCGATGGGTAACTACGTTTTCAACACTGACTTCCTCTACGAGCAGGTCATCAAAGACGCCGACACGCCGGGTACCAGCCACGACTTCGGCCGCGACATCATTCCGTCAATCATTAACAAGTACCATGTGCAGGCCTACCCGTTTAGGGATCCCGAAACCGGACAACAAGCTTACTGGCGGGATGTTGGAACGCTCGATGCGTTCTGGGATGCCAATATGGAACTGATATCGGTGACCCCGCAGCTCAATCTATACGACGACCGCTGGCCCATTCTTTCGACTCAGGAGCAGTTGCCGCCGGCGAAGTTTGTCTTCGATGACCCTGACCGGCGCGGCATCGCCATCCAGTCCATGGTCTCCGCAGGCTGCGTTGTCTCTGGAGCGCGCGTCAGTCGTTCAGTGCTGTTTTCAAACGTCCGCGTGCGTTCTTACAGCCAGATCGACGACTCGGTTATTCTGCCGGATGCCGAAATTGGCCGGCACTGCCGAATCCGGCGGGCGATCATCGACCGCGGTGCGGTCATCGCCGAAGGCACCGAAATAGGCATCGATGCCGAGGCTGATCGCGCCCGGGGTTTTCGGGTGACGAAAAGCGGCATCACACTCGTGACGCCCGACATGCTCGGGCAACACCTGCATTTCACGCGCTAG
- the glgB gene encoding 1,4-alpha-glucan branching protein GlgB, protein MNNEYAALVDGRHGDPFSVLGVHAAADGRVVRTFQPQAVAIELLDRNGAVLATMQRTHPAGLFEARFPPRLRRYRLRIELAPGKHYTIDDPYAFPSTLGELDLHLLGEGTHLEINRTLGARAVTVAGTTGTRFAVWAPNASRVSVVGSFNDWDGRRHPMRFHPGNGLWEIFIPGVGHGDLYKFELLDRDGKLLPLKSDPLANFSEPPPGNAAVVYTSNYTWQDDAWQRGRHAGPRLDAPLSIYEVHAGSWRRRADEGNRYLQWHELADELIDYVLDMGFTHIELLPISEHPFDGSWGYQPIGLYAPTQRFGTPDDFRHFVDRCHQAGIGVIVDWVPAHFPRDEHGLARFDGTALYEHADPRKGEHADWGTLIFNFGRREVVNYLIGSALYWIDKMHVDGLRVDAVASMLYLDYSREAGDWLPNKHGGNENLEAVEFLQRFNEIIHAHGAISLAEESTSWPGVSRPVFSGGLGFTYKWNMGWMNDTLRYVQEDPIHRRYHHDKLTFGLVYAFSENFLLPLSHDEVVHGKRSLLGRMPGDEFQRFANLRAYYGFMFGHPGKKLLFMGNEFAQSAEWNHDQSLDWHLLNHAPHRGMQNLVRDLNRIYRKFSALHQVDFEQSGFAWLNGMDRDHSIIAWLRRDQQGNVVICVSNFTPVVRHDYHLGVPAAGHYREILNTDAVTYGGSGVSNDRTMLASEHAAQGQPQSLRLVLPPLATLFISKTQ, encoded by the coding sequence TTGAATAACGAATACGCCGCATTGGTCGACGGCCGGCATGGCGACCCCTTCTCGGTACTTGGCGTGCACGCTGCGGCAGACGGACGCGTGGTGCGCACGTTTCAGCCGCAGGCCGTTGCCATCGAATTGCTTGATCGCAACGGTGCCGTACTGGCCACTATGCAACGGACCCACCCCGCCGGTCTGTTCGAGGCCCGCTTCCCGCCGCGTCTGCGCCGTTACCGGCTGCGCATAGAACTCGCCCCGGGCAAGCACTACACGATTGATGACCCGTATGCGTTTCCATCGACGCTTGGTGAGTTGGACTTGCACTTGCTGGGTGAAGGTACGCACCTGGAGATAAACCGTACGCTGGGAGCCAGAGCGGTCACCGTCGCCGGCACGACTGGTACGCGTTTCGCGGTATGGGCACCGAACGCGTCGCGCGTCAGCGTCGTCGGCAGTTTTAACGACTGGGACGGCCGGCGTCACCCGATGCGTTTTCACCCGGGCAACGGCCTTTGGGAAATATTCATACCGGGCGTCGGTCACGGCGACCTGTACAAGTTCGAACTGCTGGACCGCGATGGCAAATTGTTGCCGTTGAAGAGCGATCCGCTGGCCAATTTTTCGGAACCGCCGCCAGGCAATGCTGCCGTGGTTTACACCAGCAATTACACGTGGCAAGACGACGCATGGCAACGCGGCCGGCACGCAGGTCCGAGGCTGGACGCACCATTGTCTATCTACGAAGTTCACGCAGGCTCATGGCGACGACGGGCTGATGAAGGCAATCGCTATTTGCAGTGGCACGAGCTTGCTGATGAACTGATCGATTACGTGCTCGACATGGGTTTTACCCACATTGAGCTGTTGCCGATCAGCGAGCATCCCTTTGACGGCTCATGGGGTTACCAACCGATCGGCCTGTACGCGCCAACACAACGATTCGGCACACCCGACGACTTCCGGCATTTCGTTGATCGTTGTCACCAGGCCGGAATAGGCGTCATAGTCGACTGGGTACCCGCGCACTTTCCGCGCGACGAACACGGCCTGGCACGCTTCGACGGCACCGCACTCTACGAACATGCCGATCCACGCAAGGGTGAGCACGCCGATTGGGGCACGCTCATCTTCAATTTCGGCCGCCGTGAAGTGGTTAACTACCTCATTGGCAGCGCACTCTACTGGATCGACAAAATGCATGTCGACGGATTGCGCGTCGATGCTGTCGCATCAATGTTGTATCTCGACTACTCGCGCGAAGCCGGTGACTGGCTACCAAACAAACACGGCGGAAACGAGAATCTGGAGGCTGTCGAATTTCTGCAGCGCTTTAATGAGATCATTCATGCTCATGGCGCAATCTCGCTAGCCGAAGAATCCACCTCCTGGCCCGGTGTCTCCCGGCCTGTGTTTAGTGGCGGTCTGGGGTTTACCTACAAATGGAACATGGGCTGGATGAACGATACCTTGCGCTACGTGCAGGAAGATCCGATTCATCGGCGCTATCACCATGACAAACTGACGTTTGGTCTTGTCTATGCGTTCAGCGAGAACTTCCTGTTGCCGCTGTCGCACGACGAAGTGGTCCACGGCAAACGCTCGCTGCTCGGACGGATGCCCGGCGACGAATTCCAGCGCTTCGCCAACCTGCGCGCCTATTACGGGTTCATGTTTGGGCACCCTGGCAAAAAGCTGTTGTTCATGGGTAATGAGTTCGCGCAATCCGCCGAATGGAACCACGACCAGTCCCTGGACTGGCATCTTCTGAACCATGCACCGCATCGGGGCATGCAGAACCTTGTCCGCGACCTCAACCGTATTTACCGGAAATTCTCCGCCCTGCACCAGGTCGATTTCGAACAATCAGGTTTCGCATGGCTGAACGGAATGGATCGCGATCACAGTATCATCGCGTGGTTGCGCCGCGATCAGCAGGGAAACGTTGTGATCTGCGTCAGCAATTTTACGCCCGTAGTGCGTCATGATTACCATCTGGGCGTGCCTGCAGCCGGCCACTATCGTGAGATACTGAACACGGATGCGGTGACCTACGGCGGCAGTGGCGTCAGCAATGACCGCACCATGCTGGCCAGCGAGCACGCCGCGCAAGGCCAACCCCAATCACTACGACTGGTACTACCGCCTCTCGCGACACTTTTCATCAGCAAGACCCAATGA
- a CDS encoding glycogen/starch/alpha-glucan phosphorylase, whose protein sequence is MNAPESETGLSADHIELLHAPALDMSADALLRDLTHYFGRTLGRRTISKQQPYVYQALTYAVRDRLMERWNRTNIAVERADMRRTCYMSLEFLMGRLLTNSLISLDLKGPAVEALNRLGLRLEDVAEREHDAGLGNGGLGRLAACFLDSCATLQLPVIGYGIRYQYGMFHQRIENGYQVEEPDPWLRVEFPWEIERIELSQTVRFGGHSEAYADHEGKQRRRWVHTHDVLAIPYDVPIPGYRNDVVNTLRLWSAAATDEFDLDEFNAGDYADAVAAKNEAENITMVLYPNAATESGQELRLRQQYFLVSASLQDIMRDWRQRHGDDYSGFAEKLCVQLNDTHPALAVPELMRLLMDHCYLSWNEAWEITSQTMAYTNHTLLPEALEQWPVAMFETLLPRLLEIIYEINARFIQEISAQWPGDNARIERMSLISPGPHKMVRMAYLSIVGSFSINGVAQLHSYLLQKGLFQDFAELWPERFNNKTNGVTPRRWLAACNPGLSDLISSQIGTEWTTDLPQLAGLAEVAEDPDFQQRWRNVRAENKQRLAKLIETRTGLTISPAMLFDVQVKRIHEYKRQLLNLLHAVYLYDRNQRGQHDAQLPRAIIIGGKAAPGYVMAKNIIKAINNVAKVINSDRRLHDKLRLIFLPDYNVSAMEVICTAADLSEQISTAGKEASGTGNMKFMMNGAITIGTLDGANVEIREAVGDENFFLFGLTVEQIEAQRATYNPQEIIASDADFARVISLLESGHFNRFEPGVFDSILHAIRDPHDPWMTAADFRSFIDAQERVAKSYSQRDLWTAMSIRNTAASGTFSTDRTIKNYNDDIWRLDTVTPLAP, encoded by the coding sequence ATGAATGCGCCGGAATCAGAAACAGGCCTTAGCGCCGATCACATCGAATTATTGCACGCACCGGCACTCGACATGTCAGCAGATGCCCTGTTACGGGATTTGACACATTACTTCGGCCGTACACTTGGTCGCCGCACGATCAGCAAACAACAACCGTACGTCTATCAGGCGCTGACCTATGCCGTTCGCGACCGCCTGATGGAGCGCTGGAACCGAACAAATATTGCAGTTGAACGCGCAGACATGCGACGCACCTGCTACATGTCACTGGAATTCCTGATGGGCCGCCTGCTCACCAACTCGCTGATCAGTCTTGACCTGAAAGGACCGGCCGTTGAAGCGCTGAATCGCCTGGGTCTGCGCCTGGAAGACGTGGCAGAACGCGAACACGACGCCGGCCTCGGCAACGGCGGACTCGGACGACTGGCGGCGTGTTTTCTTGACAGTTGTGCGACGTTACAACTGCCGGTCATCGGCTACGGTATTCGCTACCAGTACGGCATGTTTCATCAACGCATAGAAAACGGCTACCAGGTCGAAGAGCCAGATCCCTGGCTGCGCGTCGAGTTCCCGTGGGAAATCGAAAGAATCGAGCTCTCGCAAACTGTGCGTTTCGGTGGCCACAGCGAAGCGTATGCGGATCATGAAGGCAAACAGCGTCGCCGCTGGGTGCATACCCACGATGTACTCGCCATACCTTATGACGTGCCGATACCGGGCTATCGCAATGACGTAGTCAATACGCTAAGGCTATGGTCCGCTGCGGCAACCGATGAGTTTGACCTTGACGAGTTCAATGCGGGCGACTATGCCGATGCCGTTGCCGCCAAGAATGAAGCAGAAAACATCACCATGGTGCTGTACCCAAACGCAGCGACAGAGTCCGGTCAGGAATTGCGTCTCCGCCAGCAATACTTTTTGGTTTCCGCGAGTCTGCAAGACATCATGCGCGACTGGCGGCAGCGTCACGGCGACGACTACTCCGGCTTCGCAGAAAAGCTTTGTGTCCAGCTCAATGACACCCATCCGGCACTCGCGGTACCGGAATTGATGCGCCTCTTGATGGATCATTGCTACCTCAGCTGGAACGAAGCATGGGAAATCACCTCGCAAACGATGGCTTACACCAATCACACCTTGCTGCCGGAGGCTCTGGAGCAATGGCCGGTTGCGATGTTCGAAACCTTGCTGCCCCGGCTACTCGAAATCATCTACGAAATTAATGCGCGTTTTATTCAGGAAATAAGCGCCCAGTGGCCCGGCGACAACGCTCGTATCGAACGCATGTCACTCATTTCGCCTGGACCGCACAAGATGGTGCGGATGGCGTACCTTTCCATCGTTGGCAGTTTCTCAATCAATGGTGTCGCGCAGTTGCATTCGTACCTGCTCCAGAAAGGACTATTCCAGGATTTCGCCGAACTTTGGCCCGAGCGATTCAACAACAAAACGAATGGCGTAACACCGCGGCGCTGGCTCGCCGCCTGCAATCCCGGCTTGTCTGATCTGATCAGTTCGCAAATCGGTACTGAATGGACCACAGACCTGCCGCAACTCGCGGGGCTGGCCGAGGTCGCGGAGGACCCGGATTTTCAACAGCGCTGGCGCAACGTGCGTGCTGAAAACAAGCAACGCCTTGCGAAACTGATCGAGACACGCACAGGCCTGACAATTTCGCCGGCAATGCTGTTCGACGTACAGGTCAAACGCATTCACGAGTACAAGAGGCAGCTACTGAATCTGCTGCATGCCGTATACCTGTACGACCGCAATCAGCGCGGCCAGCATGATGCCCAGTTGCCGCGCGCGATTATTATTGGCGGCAAAGCGGCACCAGGCTATGTCATGGCCAAGAACATAATCAAAGCGATTAATAACGTTGCAAAGGTCATCAATTCCGATCGTCGGCTACACGACAAACTTCGCCTGATTTTCCTGCCCGACTACAATGTTTCGGCAATGGAAGTCATTTGCACCGCGGCTGATCTCTCCGAACAGATTTCAACGGCGGGCAAAGAGGCGTCCGGCACTGGAAACATGAAATTCATGATGAATGGCGCCATCACTATCGGCACCCTCGACGGCGCCAATGTCGAGATCCGCGAAGCGGTAGGCGATGAAAACTTCTTTCTGTTCGGTCTCACCGTGGAGCAAATCGAAGCGCAACGGGCCACCTACAACCCGCAAGAGATCATTGCTTCGGATGCCGACTTTGCACGGGTTATTTCCTTGCTGGAAAGCGGGCATTTCAATCGATTCGAACCCGGCGTGTTTGACAGTATTTTGCACGCCATCAGGGATCCACATGATCCATGGATGACAGCCGCGGACTTCCGCAGTTTTATCGACGCACAAGAACGGGTAGCCAAATCGTACAGCCAGCGCGATCTATGGACCGCCATGAGTATTCGCAACACCGCCGCGTCAGGCACTTTCTCCACTGACCGCACGATCAAGAACTACAACGACGATATCTGGCGGCTGGATACGGTAACCCCGCTGGCCCCCTGA
- the glgX gene encoding glycogen debranching protein GlgX, which translates to MSGAAVPPLGAMVADGGVYFAVYSAVAERIELCLFDSSGRQTGQHELPHNNNSVWHGFLPGCKAGQRYGYRVHGPYAPADGLRCNPNKLLLDPYCRQIDGEFRWDDSLFDYVIGSNPAEGQASQLDSSNHVGFSVVTAAGAPASRGPRTAWRDTVLYELNLRGYTMRHPAVAEADRGRMRGLCNAEVLQYLRALGISAIELLPVQYFIDEQFLSEQGRRNYWGYNTLNFFTPASRYASNNPRGEFIEMVNAIHDAGLEVILDVVYNHTAEGDQFGPSLSFRGLDNAAYYRLAPDSALHYINDTGCGNTIDADSGVVQDLIIDSLRYWTDEMGVDGFRFDLATVLARHADGFNPEHPLLGRISADPALQHCKLFAEPWDPGPGGYQLGQFPVGWAEWNDRYRDAARQWWRGDAEQSGEFGRRLHGSSDIFEHSGRGPASSINFVSSHDGFTLLDTVSYKHRHNKANGENNRDGHRHNYSANYGSEGPTDDPARKELRRKQRLNMLVTLLLAPGTPMLLAGDELGNTQHGNNNAYAQDNETGWLSWSDNEHSLLEDVRALIALRKSSVALKRDTYRHGEPGAHGFADISWLTADGQPLDAADWHNCQTLVLLLSDETPAFELQALLLNSSRDAVTVSLQSLGADRLWRICYATAEVNATAPAIWRVAAHSAVCLRSGGESP; encoded by the coding sequence ATGAGCGGCGCTGCAGTACCTCCCCTGGGGGCTATGGTTGCGGACGGCGGTGTTTATTTCGCCGTCTACTCGGCCGTGGCAGAGCGTATCGAATTATGCCTGTTCGACTCCAGCGGCCGGCAAACCGGGCAACACGAACTGCCACACAACAATAACTCCGTATGGCACGGTTTCTTGCCGGGTTGCAAAGCCGGCCAACGCTACGGCTACCGGGTGCACGGGCCCTATGCCCCGGCCGACGGTTTGCGCTGCAATCCGAACAAATTGCTGCTGGATCCTTATTGCCGGCAAATCGACGGCGAGTTCCGCTGGGACGATTCGTTATTCGACTACGTCATCGGCAGCAACCCGGCCGAAGGACAAGCAAGTCAGCTGGACAGCAGCAACCATGTCGGCTTTTCCGTTGTCACTGCCGCCGGTGCACCGGCATCGCGCGGCCCGCGAACAGCATGGCGTGACACCGTATTGTATGAGCTGAACCTGCGTGGCTATACGATGCGGCATCCGGCAGTTGCGGAGGCAGACCGCGGCCGCATGCGCGGGCTGTGCAATGCCGAGGTTCTGCAGTACCTGCGCGCACTGGGTATCAGTGCTATCGAGTTGCTGCCGGTACAGTACTTCATCGATGAACAATTCCTGAGCGAGCAAGGGCGACGAAACTACTGGGGCTACAACACACTGAACTTCTTCACCCCTGCGTCACGCTACGCAAGCAACAACCCTCGCGGCGAGTTCATTGAAATGGTCAATGCCATTCACGATGCCGGTTTGGAAGTCATACTGGACGTGGTGTACAACCATACGGCAGAAGGCGATCAATTCGGGCCCAGCCTTTCTTTCCGCGGCCTCGACAATGCGGCCTATTACCGTCTGGCTCCGGATAGCGCGCTGCATTACATCAACGACACGGGTTGCGGCAATACGATTGATGCTGACTCTGGCGTCGTTCAGGACCTGATCATCGACAGTCTGCGCTACTGGACGGATGAGATGGGTGTTGATGGTTTTCGCTTCGACCTCGCAACGGTACTCGCCCGACACGCCGACGGCTTCAATCCCGAACATCCTTTACTTGGCCGCATTAGTGCAGACCCCGCTTTACAGCATTGCAAATTGTTCGCGGAACCGTGGGACCCTGGGCCGGGCGGTTACCAACTTGGGCAGTTTCCCGTCGGCTGGGCGGAGTGGAATGACCGCTACCGTGACGCGGCACGCCAATGGTGGCGCGGTGACGCGGAGCAGTCCGGCGAGTTCGGCCGCCGACTGCACGGCTCATCCGATATTTTCGAACACAGTGGTCGTGGGCCCGCATCAAGTATCAATTTTGTGAGCAGCCATGATGGCTTCACGTTGCTGGATACCGTGAGTTACAAGCACCGCCACAACAAAGCGAACGGCGAGAACAACCGCGATGGACACCGCCATAACTACAGCGCCAACTACGGATCCGAAGGGCCGACCGACGACCCCGCCCGGAAAGAACTGCGCCGCAAACAACGCCTTAATATGCTGGTAACGCTGTTGTTGGCGCCGGGCACGCCGATGTTGCTGGCGGGCGACGAACTCGGCAATACACAACACGGCAACAACAACGCCTATGCACAGGACAACGAAACCGGCTGGCTGTCATGGAGCGACAATGAGCATTCGCTGCTGGAAGACGTGCGCGCATTAATTGCATTGCGCAAATCTTCCGTAGCACTGAAACGAGATACCTACCGGCACGGCGAACCCGGCGCCCATGGATTCGCAGACATCAGCTGGCTGACCGCAGATGGTCAGCCACTCGATGCAGCCGACTGGCACAATTGCCAAACCCTCGTGTTGTTACTCAGCGACGAAACGCCCGCATTCGAACTACAGGCTTTGTTACTGAATTCGAGCCGCGATGCGGTAACGGTTTCCCTGCAATCGCTGGGTGCGGACCGGCTCTGGCGGATCTGCTACGCAACAGCGGAAGTCAATGCAACGGCTCCTGCAATATGGCGCGTAGCGGCGCATTCCGCCGTGTGTTTACGCTCCGGCGGCGAATCGCCGTAG